The DNA sequence GGTTGTTATTAAAGTTCTGGCATGTCCATGGTACTAGAACAGAGGGATGACTGTCAGgcagaatttatttctgctttagcATTCCGTTTTTTCATTGCTAAAAGGACTACTCCAAGTCATACCATTAAGAATGGGAAGATTGgctgttttcctgcatttcaCTTTTGGAAGCCATTACTTTCCTCTCCATCAGCTGAGCTCAGTGCTCGTGCCTGAGATGTGTGTTCTCCCCCCAGGAAGAAGCCCACGCACGTGACGGTGAACTGCTGGTTCTGCAATCAGGACACGGTGGTGCCCTACGGGAACCGCAACTGCTGGGACTGCCCCAACTGCGAGCAGTACAACGGCTTCCAGGAGGTACGGGAGGCTGGCACGTGCCCCGGGGATCTGGGCCTCAGGTAGCACGGCacagctgcagtgcagctgagtggacagctggcagctctgtgctgagcaCCCGCGAGCTCAGCTCCTCAGCTTGCAGGAAGAGTCCACTGCGCTGGGGCGTGCTGACTAGAGAGACCGAGACAAATGTTCCTCTCTTACTTTAAAGGGTAAAAGTGGCCTTGACCTATCCCTTAAGAATACTTGTTTTACTGTATGGAGCAATTCTTCTCTGGTTTTGTATTCTGTTAAATAGCTGAAATCCAGCACCACCAGCTACTTGCAATAGGTGTGCAGGACACTGGAGATGGGGGCAAGATTGAAGCATTTTgcctctttatttatttatttattttgttgcatAGGTGAATGCTAATgaaatgcagagctgctgacagAGCTTTGGGAATCTTACTGTCAACCTAGCTTTGATTTTATGATTGAATGTTTGCTTTTCCCCCTACTTTTGTCAGAATGGAGACTACAACaagcccatccctgcccagtACATGGAACACCTTAACCACGTTGTGTCAGGCAGTCCGACTTTCTGTGACCCTACCAAACCACAGCAGTGGGTGAGCAGCCAAATTCTGCTCTGCAAGAAATGCAACAACCATCAAACCATGAAAATCAAACAGCTGGCTTCATTCTCACCAAGGGAGGAGGTAAGTGTTCGTTAGGGACTGCCATCACTGGAGAGTGTTTGTCCAAGGCATTCCCATCCGTGTGTCTGCTATTCCTGCTCTGTTTATTCCATGCTGCAGCCTAGTGAGCAGGAGAGAGAGCAGTTTTTCAGTGTGCTGTGGAATGATGTTCCAACAGTCTTCAGAAGCGCTCTGTGGCACTCCAGTGCAGAGAAGTTCAGTGATTAGTGTTGTAAATTTACCTAATTCTACTTCAAAGCTGGAATGCTCCCCTGTTCTAGATGAGCACTGGAAACTGAGGCTTGAGCCCAAGACATTTCTGAGATCATCTTACAACTCCAGGACTTCCCATGGCTGAGTTTATGGGACCTGAGAGGCACAACAACCCACTAGTTAACATAAAGCCTTAATagattttgttttcccaaggccctggctgtgctgctctgcatttACAAGTGAAGTGGGAGAGGAATCCTGTGCAGCCACGATTTCCCTGGTTAGACATCTGTGCTTAGGAGGGCAAAGGGACTTTGCAGTTACAGCAACAGGGCTTCCTGCCGAGCAACTTCTTGGCCTTCCCATTAGTTAGTATGCATGGAGGATGGGATAGTGGGATTTCTCCTTCACAGTTTTATGGCCTCCTAAAGTTTTGTGCAGCGAATTTAGTGCTGCACTCCTTGGCCTTTAACCATGGTCAAGCCTTAGGGTTAGACTGTGCTGTAGTGTGATGTGTCCATCCTCTGGCTTGCCTAATCCAGTCTGCTTTGTGTAATTATAATGAGTTTAATCAGAGTGATTCCTGGAGAACAGATTGAAATTTGATCATGCTTAATGATAATATTTTTGGCTGGTGCCCTTTTCTCAGCTTTATTTCTAGTCCCTGCCTCTTGCCAGACCTATCCAGTTGCTCAAGTACTGCCAGCCTTTGGCCCCTTTTTAAGCATCCAGTGGGCTTCAGTGCCTGTGCCAGCTGAGAAACCTGGGATTGTGTTATCCAGTGTGCTTGGATAAGGGTGTCAgtgacagcagggctggctgtttCAGGGAGGGATGAGCCTGGAGTGAGGGAGCCAGAGATATTTTGTGTCCCCTCTTTTGAGGAGAGGAAGAGCAATTCTAGTCACTTGTCTCACCTATGTGGAATTCATAAGATCTCAACAAAGACAGCAAAATCGGGCATGGAAATTCAACATCCTGATGCTGGGCCACAGCAGCCTTCTCCAGGGCTCTTCTTTGCCATCCCTTCTGGGACATGGAGGCTgggccagctctgtgtgaggCTGGCTGTGTGCCTGGCCTGCAGCTTGGTTCAGGGAGCTGTCCCTGTGAGCCTGGTGTGACGCTTTGCCTGCCTGTCAAACGTGACAACTGGTGAGGCACCTGCACTTCTCACCTACTTCTCCCCCGCTCTTCTCTCTCCAGGGCAAGTACGATGAGGAGATTGAGGTGTACAAGCACCACCTGGAGCAGACCTACAAGCTGTGCCGCCCGTGCCAGGCTGCTGTGGAGTATTACATAAAACACCAGAACCGGCAGCTGCGGGCGCTGCTGCTCAGCCACCACTTCAGGCGCCGGGAGACGGACAAGAGCTACGCCCAGGTACGTGGGGACACGTCAGGGAgtgcaggggcagggacacggcTCTGCCACTGCACCTGCGGCTGCCGCTGGGaaagggaggcagcagcccgggGCTCTCTAGCCCTGGGAGCTTGGGTGCGTGGCAGCCGTTTAGAGGAGCGCACAGATGCTTGTAATGTTAGTTTGAGGTTTTGCTCTTGCTGGTGTCATTCAGCACAGTTGCCAGAAGGTAAGTCTAATGTAATAATaaagtggaaggaaaataatgggACAGGCAGAGAAAGGGAGGTAGGGAAGCCGATTTATGAGTGCATTTCAGGAAATTAGAgtacaaggggaaaaaagaaaaaaaaaaagagcaatggGAATTGAGTTATGACCTTCTCCTTGTTTCACTGCCCTGCCTGACCTTGGCTTCTGCTCATGTCTCTGCAGTTGCTCCTTGCTAGTCTACAATAATCCCATGTGGTGTCAGCCCAGTACAGAGACTTAGAAGGACTTGAGCAGAACAGTCCAGTAAACCATAGAGTCTGGAAGTGTTTCATACAGCACCGTCTCAAAACCTTGCTGCAGTTTATTCACCTTCTGACAAAGTGtttctcccttcctctgcaGAATTTGtgttcctcctcctcttgcACTTCCATCACCACGCCAGCTCAGGTGGTACTTCTGCGGTTCCTGGCCTTCCTCAGCTGCGTGTTCCTGGTTCTGATGGCCTTGTACGGGTCAGGCGACCCCTTctccctcagcacagctgtccctgctcctgtcccctctggccCCGCGTCCGTGCGGAACAGGACTGGGGCGAGCCCCCGCGgtggcagtgacagtggcagtggcagtggcagtggcagctggggacggggctggcaggagctgctccaccTGCTCCCAGAACGCCTGCTGGAGAGCCTGAGCACGGCGTGGGCCTACGGCAAGAATCACCAGatggcagtggctgtgctggggctcttCACCTGCCTGCTGGCCATGTTCCTGGCTGGGCGCATCAGGTGGGTGTGCTCGGCTTCTGTCTCGCTCAAACTGCTTTAGTGGCAGCTCTCTAGCCCTGTGTTGCCTCGGTGATCGAGGGGTAAACACGTTCCAGAATGGCACGTGTAGTACTGCACGCCTTGGTTCATTGTGGTTAAGCTTGAATTGCTGTGAATGAAAAgctgcctgtgcagctctggcagaAAATGGAACTGATCTGCTCAGACACttgcccagcagcaggcagggctgcacacGATGTGCTGTAGTGAGAGGCAGTACAGAGCCTGCTCAGTCTGGGTACCCTCCCCATTTTCCCTGCCCTTGCCCAGGACCGAGGTGCTTCAGTGGTGTTTGAAGTCTTGTTTGGTTTCTTGTCCCGTGGCAGGCTCCGGCGAATCGATGCGTTTGCCTCAGTCCTGTGGTTCGGAGTGATGAGCCTGCATTTGGCCGAGCGGTACCTGAAGGCAGACACGCCCAGCTGGCTGGACACGGCCAAGTTTGGCACCACgtccctgtgctgcctggtGGGCTTCACCGCAGCCGTGGCCACACGGAAGTCAACGGGCCAGCGGAGATTCCGGCCCCGAAGGTCAGAGCCAGAGCAGTGAcgctgggggaaggaggaaaaaagcctTGTGAACTCTTTGCGACTGGTGCTTCTCTCTCCTCTGgttattttcccttcctctgtgtctcttttttaaaattagataaGCAATGAAGagctcttcttcccttttttaaaaatatatatatttatatatgcacgtatatatatgtgtatatatatatatatataattttcccCCATCCTTGCTTACCACTGTGCTAGCATTTCCACTGCTAGCCGTGGAAGCTACTCGTGCTGCCTCCattctcccttcctcctgcaTCCTACGTCAGCAGTACAAATATCCAGCTTCCCCAAAGTCAGttcttccagcagctgcctcacAAACTGCTCCATAAATGCAGCCTCCTCCCCATTCTGCTCTTCCAGCCAAAGAGATTCTGGCTCCTCCTGTCCTCCTGGTTCTTCTCACTGCCTCTCCATCCTTAGCCACTCACAGAGGAACCTTCTGCCCTGATCCACCATGGGGCCTGGGCCACCTTCTCTTTCCTAATGGTGCTGGTCATTTTAATTTGGAACTGATGGGAACTTGCCTCTGGATTTGGAGTCCTCGTTAACAGGTGCTGTGGTGCCCAGGCACACGAGGAGGGGACCACACAGAGCCCATAACCTGGTTCTTCTTGCCTGCCACTGTGTAGCATCACTTACCTGCACCCTCTCGCTCTGCCCTTCTCCTGGCTCCTGTTTCAAATGGAGAAGTGTCCTCAAGTGCTTTTGACTGAAACTTCAGTAATTTATTCAAAAAGGTGCTTTAAAAAGTCATGTAGCTCAGGGTGTCTTTAATACCTGAAGGTATTCAGCTGTTTGAGGTTAAATTTTCAGATCTACCAGTGGTTGTTGCTTTCAATGCCagttttctttgggtttttttacccACCTGCTCCCCAAGCAACATCTGTGTATAAGGACAGCTGGATAAAAATGCCTCTGTTCCTCCATTCCTATAGCCTTAGAGAGAGAAGTATGGGACTGCCAGGCTCATGCTGTGATACCTGGTCAGCTTTCATTGTACACCACTACTCAGTCGGTGTTCATTGCTGAGAACACAGATTGGAAGGggtgggagctctgctgggggaCTGCATGGCAACAGAGATGGATTTTTTGGGTTACTTGCAGGGGTTCTTTTTGCAGTCTGGTGTTGTGCTAATACTGCTGAAAAAAGGGTCTGGAAATTGTGACTTGGAGTTGAGTGCCTGGCACTCCTCTGCTGAAAGCTGTGGTGGCTGGGTATTATTGTGTGGAGAGGAAGGAACTTAgagctgtttgggttttttaggatTAACTTGTTGGGGCCTCTTAGGATAAGCAGTCTGATTATTCTGCATGGTTGTTTGAAAGGCACTCCACTGAGTTTCTCATATGGACTTTGGCTTTTCAAGAGGAAATAGCACTTTAACAGAAcatctgctgttttcttctgttcagaATAGCACAGTGGAACTCACCACCCTAATAGTCTGATGTAAGTTAATTGGTGATCTTCCAGTGTAAAAACTATAAAATAATCAGAGTGGAGCTCTCACTGTGAAATATCTGCAACTCCTGCTGAAAAATGCAGACACTACTGGGTGCTGCAGATGCTGGTGAAATTAGAGGagcttttttaaaggaaacaaaagctaTTTCCTAGCTGCTCATACTTACTGTTCATCAAACTGGTGTTCATTGTGAAAGCATAAAGGTAGCACTGCCAAAAGCTCTGAAATTCGTTAACAATAAGCCAGGCTGAGTCATGGGAaggtgcagctcctggctgtgtgCCTGTAACTTAGCAAGGGAGTggccacacagccctgctgcccacctggGCTCTCCTTTGGGATCTTTTTCTGGTGCCTTCAGATGCTTGGAGCTGGATATTGCAGTTAACAGAACCTGGCTCCATTCTGGTGCTTGTGAATGATGCTGAGGGTTGTTTACTTGCTTACCCACAAGAGGAATCCAGCCCCTGCAAAGTCTGGTTCCATCTTCCACATTCCCATGTCCTGACCCAAAACATTTGCCTTCCAGCTCACAGGCATGGGAAACCTTGAGCTATTCTGGCCATTAGGTGAAATAAGGCACctggacttttttttaattcctcccttcttcctcttcaggACTTCCAAATTCTCCTCATGAAATACATGTAAGAACAGACTTTTATCTGTGATTGTCTTCTGCACTTACCTGTACAATTTGGATTGAAAGTTCCTCTTGCTGTTCATCCTGTGAGATGTGTCCAAGGAATGGGAGGAATTTAATATTTGAAGGATATACTGAGAAGGCTCAAAGGAGGGTTATGAGAAGCTGACAAATTCTGTGGCAATGGTCATGGTAATGTCATGCCTGATTTCTGTCAGCAATGTCCTTTTATTAATAAGAATGAAATGAATGAAATGAATCTATCCAAATTCTCTTGCCCAGTAGTAAGGAAACTCTAAGTGGCAGCTTCCAAAGATGGCTGGCAGCCTCTTCAGATGTTTTATTGTCAGGAGCTGAAAGCCAAGGCTGTGTTAAGCTTCACTGTGTCCCATTTCCTGTCATCTCCTATCTCCTTTAAGTATCTGGTTTCCTCCCTTTTTAGGAgcactttgcttttttctttctatttaaaCTTGACTCATCCTCAAGCTCCCTGGGGTCAGGCACCTTTTGTgacatttttctctaaaatgttATATTGGTTTaccaatatatatatattcttttctcttgttatctttttccctgtgcaggaatgggatggggaggaTGCACGCTAAATGTTGGGAACAGGCAGTTGCTAGAACTGTGGGAAGGAGAGGATTTACACTGTGAAGCCTAAATAATCCTGTTAAGGAACGTTTTAGCTCTGTTTGCACAGCAAGTGCAAATCTATACTGAGTTTAAAGTCCTTTAATGTGGGAGATATGTTAACTGCAAGTGACATCCGTTTGTCTTCACTTTATGCAGATTAATACAAATGAAGTATATTTGCTAGTTGCACTAATTTATATGTCAGAACATCAGAAAGCTACTTTGTTTCATGGCCAAGCTGTACAGCTCATCTCTGTGGTGCTTTGTTCACAACTTACAATTGAAGAACTTTTGTGCTCGTAATTGGGAAAATTTCAAAGGTGAAACAGAATAACAGAGTACATATTGAAGTGGGGTTCATTTAATGCCAAAGAAGCTTTTGTTTTTGCTCAGGTGTCAGCTTATCTTCCCCACTTCTGGGTGCTTCAgcatgtctgtgctgctgcttctaaAAACAACCACCACCTCAGAGCCTCAAAACCAAACTTGCAGCAATTGAAGTTCTGGTGTTTTAGAGACTCTGATGCTGACagcctcctttctttctccttgtcTCACCTGCTTTTGCTGATGGTGGAGGGTGATGGGTCTTTAGGGGtaagggaagaaaggaggagaagggtgGGTTTTGTCCAGAGGTGTTCTGATTTATAAACTGTAGCATTCAGTCAGTCCCAGTTGTGTCTCAGACAACGAGCCCTGCAGAGAAGTTGTAAGTGAGCAGTATTCTGCTGTtgactgtggaaaaaaacacagtcaAACCACTACTGCCTTTGCTGAGACTGTTCTTGCCACACCTGATTTCAAAGCCAAATAGGCTGTTCCAGACACTGCCATGCCATAGGTTCTGTAGGGAAGGTGCTTTGCATTTTTCACTCAGCAGTTAGATATGTCATCTAGATGTAGATATCTGAGGTACATAATCTAACTGCATGATTGCTTGCCCCACAGTGAgtccagcagcagaaaatgtggtttttgGTGCACAGTGGTGCTGTCCTGTGCAGCTGAGGTGCTATTTTCTGtgacacatttccttctgctgggTGGGATAAGAGCCAACAAAGGCTTGGTAACAACTAACAACCACAGCTGACACAAAATCATCCAGAACCACTTGGTCACTGCTTTGAActtcttgttttccctttgctggGCTCTTACTTCAGGCCACAGAGGAACACATGGTGGTCTCCAGGTGCTGTTTTGTTGCCTGAGGATTCTCTCAGCCGTGCAGGCTAGAGCATGTGAATATTTTAACAATATTAGAGGGTTTTAGCCCAAAAGCCCCTAATTCGAGGTGCTGTTTTTTTGCCTGAGGATTCTCTCAGCCATGCAGGCTAGAGCATGTGAATATCTTAACAATATTAGAGGGTTTTAGCCCAAAAGCCCCTAATTCGAGGTGCTGTTTTTTCATACTAACCATGTGTCTGGAGCAGGGGatgacagcagcagaacagagctGAGGTGCTGAAGGTTTGTTAGTGGGTTTGTGTGTCACTTGAAATCAAATCTGCTCCATCCCCAAGTGCCTGGCtctggccctgagtggccgtggCTGATGTGCCAACTCAAAATCTTGTAccctgcccagcagagccagatTTATAAAGGGGCCAGTGTGGGTTCATTAAGTGCCTTTCCCTGGACAAGATTTGGGACAACACTGTGTTGCTTTGCTTGGTGGAACATGGCTGCAGCATGGCACAGCAGTGCCCATGTGTCTGCCAGGCCAGCGcctctgtccttcctgtgccACCACTGAGCGTGGCAGGGCACGGGGGACACTTGGGCTAACGcttctgagcagctctgcaggctctaCAGGGAGAGCCCAGAGGCAGCAACCAaggcagcatctctgctgctgctgcttctcttcttcctGAGGCCCTCAGTGACAGCAGTGCATGCAAACTGACGCCTTTGTGGCCCTTTACCATTCGAAACACACTGTATTTATCTCCAGTTCTTTCTCTTAACTCCTCCTTTCCTACATCCATGCTTTGCATGCCCTAGTGAGCTTGGGAGTGTCAAAGGGTGAGAACATGTGGGAATATAAAAATAGTGTTGTGGCTTATTATTTTAGctttatgaatatttttcaagtgCGCTGAAATTATGTGAAGCTAATAATCATGCTTAGATACTATAGGAAGTATGTATTGATGTAATGTGGACAAAGTATTTTATGCtcttataaaaattaatataattaatagcCAGATAATTGCTCCAGGCTGACTGCACCCATGAAAGGAGAAGGGAGCTGTGCTACATGGCTTTGCTTTGGTTTCCAGAGATGCTGTTGGAATTGTGTGCTGTCACATGCAACCTGCCAGTTCCTTCCAGGTGTGCTGTCACCTGCAAGGACACTGGCTCTTTGAGCCATGGCAGGTGCTCTCCAGGGAAAGGGACAGTACTCAGTCCTGAAGTCATCCCCTGTAAAGCCTCATTTGGGACCAAAGCTCTTGTGTGTACAGGCAGGAGGAGGTTCCCTGAACATTTCTGGCATGCCTGCAAGTCTGGATTTGTGTAGGCATAGGatgtgcacatacacacacctCCCCACTTTGTGCCACCAGCTGGGGAGGAAAGGTACAACTGATGCCAAGCATCTGTACTCTAGAAGGTCTTAGTGCAGGACGTGGCAGCTCTAATTCAACCCTCCTTTTTCATCCAAAGCAGGACAACAGGCAAGAGACAAGAATTCTTACTCTTGGCAGCTGAAGTTTCTAGCTCTCTAAGCCACATATCAAAATATTAATGTGTCTGAGAGCTGTGCCCATTTTAGCACTACTCTCCCTTGTCCTTGTGCCTGTTTTTTATACTCGTGGTTCTGTGAGTTTGACAGGAGGCACaggctgtggccctgagtgaggaggtgcagcagagcagagcagtgtcagGGCACACAGTGTGCTGCCTCCCAGCCAGTAACCTGTTCTGGGCTGACAGGGACCTGTTCTGCACCCTGGGGAGAGAGGTGCCTGCTGTCCGTGGGCAGCTCAGTTCCGAGGGGACATCGAGTCCAGAGGAAACATTTCACCCCCTGGCTGACACTTGGCTCCCCAGCTGCCAGGGCAGATGAAGCTGGGCACGTCCCCCAAGCTGCCTGCCTGTGACTGCATCTCACCTTCTTCTTTCATGGGCTGAATTATCTGGTAGAGGAGTGAGTCCTTCTGCAGCCTGGCCTGCCCCGTGCCCTCCCTTGTCTCTGTCTGTCCCAGGGATGATGCAGCATCTCTGGTAAAATGTGAATTAAGAAGGCACACACCTGTGGTGGTGTCTGTGGATAACAGGGAGCTGTTGGGACAGAGGAGGGGAGGCTCTCCTGGCAGGAGGTGTTTCTTCAGGACCGTGTACAGTCCCAGACCATGTAATACTCTtctttatctatttatttatttttaaagtatctgtGTAGCAGAGTTGTGCCCAACTGTCTAGTAACATTGTGATCATTGTAAACACTAACTAAGATACCCAACTTTTGATGTTCACAATATCAAGTTCTGAAATAAACGGCTTCCGGGCCTTGACTATTTCCACAAACTATCTGACTccagagcctttttttttccttctttttttttatgttgcttttttttaCTGTTGCCAGAGCCACTATTACCACGTGACAAATGGCTTGGAGCAAAGGCACAGCTGCAGTGCTCCCTCCCAGGGCTGTGATGTGGTTGCTTCCTGCCTTATGATCCTCTTGATCGCCTCAccttttttttatctgcttctGGAAGAAGTTTTAGTTCAGCTGCCCATTCTCAGGCATGAAGCACATTCCCATGAGAGCTTTTAGCAGCATCGAGCCCTCTTGACATGGCAGTGGCAAACACTAAAGAGTGCAGAGAACAGGAACAGGATTTTGCACACTTAGCAGGAATTTGTTCAGAACAGATCAAAGTTTAGGACACACTTTGGTCAGAATTCAGTCCTAAGGCATTAATAGGCTCCTCTTTGCTAAtcagaaaaattccttttctggaTGGTTCAAGACAAATGATTCTTCACTGCCCTGAGGATCTGGCTGCACTAATTGGGTGAGGGTGAACTGATCCAAAACAGTTACAGTCCCAGGACTGTGGTTATGAGTGATAAATTACTGTAATATCTCCCAGCCCATTAAATGAAAGACTTCCAAAAGCCAATAAACCAGTTAagctgttttctgctgcagcaaggaGTGTGTAAAGTTGGATCCTTTAGCCCAAAGACACAGAAGGTGCAAAGTTAGGACAAAAGAGCCATGTTGctcacaggtgctgctctggtTTGGCCCTCCACAGCCATGGCACAGTGAGGGGTAGGTATCACTCTTTCTCCTATGATTCATACCAGTCCTGCACTTCTAATTCCCTTTCCCATTCATTTCCTCTTACAAAGCTGAGCTGGGCACATCCATCTGTGTGTGTGGCGGGGTAGATGTGTGTGGGGGTGCTCAGTAGGGCTCCCCGTGGATGCAGAGCAGGACCCCCTTTAAAGGCAGGTCCTCTGGAGCCTGGAGAGGTTGGGCCACTGGGGCTGCAAGACCAGCACATCCCTGGCTGCTGATAGAGGCATGTCCTGCACCAGGACCCTGCTTGGCTCACGTGTTCAGCCTCGTTAAGCTGGTCAGGATTGGTGATGGCTGCCTGCTGCTAGCAGATAAGTAGTTTATAAGATACTTTAAATGGTAATCTTCACTCTAGAGTTAGCATGGCATAATACCTTTTATCTCCAGGACAGAATGACACGTGCATAAATCACCCCACAGTGCAAGGCTAAGATTTTCTTCACCCTCTGATTTCCTCCTGGCTTTCCTCTGACAGAAGAAAAGCCATGTAACCATGTTGCTGCTCTCATCTGTCTCTGTTTCCATTCCAAGTGAGATTAAGCCTCCAAATATTGTATCTGCTAAATTGTATCTGCAAAGTCAGATatctccttttaaaaacatgtgCACTTCATACTCAGTTCTTCATCATGATTTATTTGACAGTTCTATTACCTGTTTCTAGCTAAAAAAATCTTACAGAGGAACAGAGATTCTGGTTCATATTCTAGACTTTCTTTCATGTATTTTCATTCAATTgtcaaaaataatacaaaattcctgtattttaaCCTCTGGACTTCTTAAAGCATTCTCTGGGTAATTTTCTCATCCAGGGTATTTTCACTGGCATTCCTAAGCTTTTCCACCCTGTATTGTGGGACAGGTTGGTGCACAATAAGTAAGGTTGAGCA is a window from the Vidua macroura isolate BioBank_ID:100142 chromosome 23, ASM2450914v1, whole genome shotgun sequence genome containing:
- the TMEM201 gene encoding transmembrane protein 201, with amino-acid sequence MDGAGLGVTACAAAAGLLLYRIARRKKPTHVTVNCWFCNQDTVVPYGNRNCWDCPNCEQYNGFQENGDYNKPIPAQYMEHLNHVVSGSPTFCDPTKPQQWVSSQILLCKKCNNHQTMKIKQLASFSPREEGKYDEEIEVYKHHLEQTYKLCRPCQAAVEYYIKHQNRQLRALLLSHHFRRRETDKSYAQNLCSSSSCTSITTPAQVVLLRFLAFLSCVFLVLMALYGSGDPFSLSTAVPAPVPSGPASVRNRTGASPRGGSDSGSGSGSGSWGRGWQELLHLLPERLLESLSTAWAYGKNHQMAVAVLGLFTCLLAMFLAGRIRLRRIDAFASVLWFGVMSLHLAERYLKADTPSWLDTAKFGTTSLCCLVGFTAAVATRKSTGQRRFRPRRYLSGDSITVFPSSPGTAFPSPATSLFVPTPPSILHLTNQQLFRSPRRTASSSLPGRLNRALSLGTIPSLARADSGYLFSGSRPASQSSQSKECPTSDPFSLLAGSRAPSRMPSPAPSVAGSVTSSSGSLRFRRPLISPARLNLQGQKLLLFPAQNEALLTPSGSEEHTHSDSNAFAPELPGFPRKSLGVPDMRSAVEGGSICSDNSIKKEDHSSHSSTCVVDTTTKGEDLAGWRGRFGTSALRGLLAVSLTLNAVFTSAYVYRSLR